A genomic segment from Pseudoduganella chitinolytica encodes:
- a CDS encoding MerR family transcriptional regulator — MEREHLLRGVLLEDAALTLEEIARACAVEPDWIVQRVRTGILLGGSDAAPQAWRFTSVDLVRARRLLQVERDFDANEEVAALVVDLSEEIRRLRGMVGVSGSVPQRTDPEVA, encoded by the coding sequence ATGGAAAGGGAACATCTGCTCCGCGGCGTGCTGCTGGAAGACGCCGCGTTGACGCTGGAAGAGATCGCGCGTGCCTGCGCCGTCGAGCCGGACTGGATCGTGCAGCGCGTGCGCACGGGCATCCTGCTGGGCGGCAGCGACGCGGCGCCGCAAGCGTGGCGCTTCACCAGTGTCGACCTGGTGCGGGCACGCCGGCTGCTGCAGGTCGAGCGCGATTTCGATGCGAACGAGGAGGTGGCGGCGCTGGTGGTGGACTTGAGCGAGGAGATCCGGCGCCTGCGCGGGATGGTGGGGGTGTCGGGGTCTGTCCCACAGCGGACTGACCCCGAAGTTGCTTGA
- a CDS encoding DnaJ C-terminal domain-containing protein, protein MEYKDYYATLGVPKTASDDDIKKAYRKLVRKYHPDVSREANADARTKELNEAYGVLGDPEKRAAYDELGKAPRAGPAGPAGQGFRPPPGWGAGFESSSGNDSDFFKDLFAHVGGRRRQPFQARGEDSHATIRITLQDSYHGATRTVTLRVPEHDRQGRVITRERTLNVTVPKGVTAGQQLRLAGQGQPGTGGGGAGDLYLEIEFAPDARYRIDGRDVHETVPVAPWEAMLGAQIDVPTPSGRVSVTVPPGSQTGRKLRLKGRGIPPAGSAPAGDLYLVLEVALPPADTAGARALYEQMARELKFDPRARLGE, encoded by the coding sequence GTGGAATACAAGGACTACTACGCGACGCTGGGCGTGCCAAAGACGGCCAGCGACGACGACATCAAGAAGGCCTACCGCAAGCTGGTGCGCAAGTACCATCCGGACGTGAGCCGCGAGGCCAATGCCGACGCCAGGACAAAGGAACTGAACGAAGCCTACGGCGTGCTGGGCGACCCGGAAAAGCGGGCCGCCTACGACGAGCTGGGCAAGGCGCCGCGCGCGGGCCCTGCGGGCCCTGCGGGCCAGGGCTTCCGGCCGCCGCCCGGCTGGGGGGCCGGCTTCGAATCGAGTTCCGGCAACGACAGCGATTTCTTCAAGGACCTGTTCGCCCACGTGGGCGGGCGCCGCCGCCAGCCGTTCCAGGCGCGCGGCGAAGACAGCCACGCCACCATCCGCATCACGCTGCAGGACAGCTACCACGGCGCCACGCGGACCGTGACGCTGCGCGTGCCCGAGCACGACCGCCAGGGCCGGGTCATCACGCGCGAGCGCACGCTCAACGTCACGGTCCCCAAGGGCGTCACGGCCGGCCAGCAATTGCGCCTGGCCGGGCAGGGCCAGCCGGGCACGGGCGGCGGTGGCGCGGGCGACCTGTACCTGGAAATCGAGTTCGCGCCGGATGCGCGCTACCGCATCGACGGGCGCGATGTGCACGAGACGGTGCCGGTGGCGCCGTGGGAAGCGATGCTGGGTGCGCAGATCGACGTGCCCACGCCGTCCGGCCGCGTCTCGGTGACGGTGCCGCCCGGCTCGCAGACGGGCCGCAAGCTGCGCCTGAAAGGGCGCGGCATTCCGCCCGCCGGCTCGGCACCGGCGGGCGACCTGTACCTGGTGCTGGAGGTGGCGCTGCCGCCCGCCGATACGGCCGGCGCGCGGGCGCTGTACGAACAGATGGCGCGCGAGCTGAAGTTCGATCCGCGCGCCCGGTTGGGAGAGTAA